The following proteins are encoded in a genomic region of Brachypodium distachyon strain Bd21 chromosome 1, Brachypodium_distachyon_v3.0, whole genome shotgun sequence:
- the LOC100826418 gene encoding putative RNA-binding protein Luc7-like 2 gives MDAMRKQLDVLMGANRNGDVREVNRKYFDRDVCRLFLAGLCPHDLFQLTKMDLGPCPKVHSLQLRKDYEEVKAKGSENFDRELEDMIDRLIVECERKIQRALKRLADEDAKAAIAISVSEVTQAEDVAQLSKEIKEKMKEADNFDFEGKTDDKIKAMEVVEELRSKRADMQATLLLDAFNKDRASIPQTTPTPQIAPVPAPPPPDARTQELINEKLSKAEALGEQGLVEEAQKLLEEVETLKKLAARQEPASDPSKYTVADVRITDQKLRLCDICGAFLSVYDNDRRLADHFGGKLHLGYMLIREKLKELQEERNKRRTEKPEDDRRSREQSKDRNGRVSRDRDAERKDRVEPRESRRDYDRDHDRRHDRDRRHDRDRDRDREYDRSRGHDSRRRDRSRSRERSRRQDRY, from the exons ATGGACGCGATGCGGAAGCAGCTGGACGTGCTCATGGGGGCCAACCGCAACGGCGACGTGCGGGAGGTCAACCGCAAGTACTTCGACCGCGACGTCTGCCgcctcttcctcgccggcctctGCCCCCACGACCTCTTCCAGCTGACG AAAATGGATCTCGGACCTTGCCCCAAGGTCCACTCGCTTCAACTGCGGAAAGA TTACGAAGAAGTAAAAGCAAAGGGGTCAGAGAATTTTGATAGAGAACTTGAGGATATGATAGACAGGCTCATTGTGGAGTGCGAGAGGAAAATTCAGAGGGCGCTCAAACGTCTCGCCGATGAGGATGCCAAGGCTGCTATTGCTATATCTGTCTCCGAGGTTACTCAG GCTGAAGATGTAGCGCAGCTCTCAAAGGAGATCAAGGAGAAAATGAAAGAAGCTGATAACTTCG ACTTTGAAGGGAAAACTGATGATAAAATCAAGGCCATGGAAGTGGTGGAAGAATTAAGATCTAAAAGGGCTGACATGCAG GCTACCCTCTTGCTTGATGCCTTTAACAAGGACAGAGCTTCAATACCTCAGACTACTCCAACCCCTCAAATAGCACCAGTAccagcacctcctcctcctgatgCTCGTACTCAAGAACTGATCAATGAGAAGCTAAGTAAAGCTGAAGCGCTTG GTGAACAAGGTCTGGTCGAGGAAGCCCAAAAGCTTTTGGAGGAAGTAGAAACTCTAAAAAAG CTGGCGGCACGTCAGGAGCCAGCCTCTGATCCTTCTAAATACACTGTTGCTGATGTTCGAATT ACTGATCAGAAGTTACGCCTCTGTGACATATGTGGAGCATTTCTCAGTGTCTACGACAA TGATCGGCGCCTTGCTGACCATTTTGGAGGGAAGCTACACTTGGGATATATGCTAATCCGTGAGAAACTGAAAGAACTCCAG GAGGAGAGGAACAAAAGAAGGACAGAGAAACCTGAAGATGACAGACG ATCGAGAGAACAGAGCAAGGACCGCAACGGGAGGGTTTCAAGGGATAGAGATGCAGAGAGAAAGGACAGAGTTGAACCTCGAGAAAGCAGAAGAGACTATGATAGGGATCATGATAGACGTCATGATAGGGATCGTCGCCATGACCGTGACCGTGACCGGGATAGAGAGTATGACCGTTCCCGTGGTCATGATTCAAGGAGAAGGGATCGTTCTCGATCCAGAGAGCGCAGCAG gCGCCAGGATAGATACTAA
- the LOC106865795 gene encoding uncharacterized protein LOC106865795, translating into MSCCVEHGKPSLLMQSPVLSNTYWERIHDHYKDNNKGGLYGSRVSLSDRWKTIQADCQKCAACLAQVERLNPSGTNAVDKVHIAQELYKGKPKKKGGKQGKSFGLHHCWALLLHDEKCRNRGANEIPNKKKANSSVGETVQVDIDDENSSGQDERSPTPSLVPRKRPDGRKKEKEKLKKGEDNVYKESLDNILNIRKDIATQKNDLKTKELEEKMVAEERRNEIEEGKAKIDARRNEIEEKAKIDARRAAAEERKVPPMI; encoded by the exons ATGAGTTGTTGTGTAGAGCATGGCAAACCATCACTCTTGATGCAATCACCGGTGTTGAGCAACACCTATTGGGAACGTATCCATGATCACTACAAGGACAACAACAAGGGGGGCTTGTACGGATCACGGGTATCACTCTCAGATAGATGGAAAACTATACAAGCGGATTGCCAAAAGTGCGCAGCATGTTTGGCACAAGTTGAACGCCTCAACCCAAGTGGTACAAATGCGGTTGATAAG GTACACATTGCTCAAGAATTGTACAAGGGGAAACCAAAGAAGAAAGGTGGAAAGCAAGGCAAGTCATTTGGTTTGCACCATTGTTGGGCATTGCTCCTACATGATGAGAAGTGCAGGAATCGGGGTGCCAATGAAATaccaaacaagaagaaggccaatAGTTCGGTAGGAGAGACCGTGCAAGTTGACATAGATGACGAGAACTCAAGTGGTCAAGATGAAAGGAGCCCCACTCCTTCTTTGGTTCCTAGGAAGAGGCCCGatgggagaaagaaagagaaggagaagttgAAGAAAGGAGAGGACAATGTCTACAAGGAATCATTGGACAACATATTGAACATAAGAAAAGACATAGCCACTCAAAAGAATGACTTGAAGACCAAAGAATTGGAAGAGAAGATGGTAgccgaggagaggaggaacgaaATTGAGGAGGGGAAGGCAAAGATTGACGCAAGGAGGAACGAGATTGAGGAGAAGGCAAAGATTGAcgcgaggagggcggcggctgAGGAGAGGAAAGTGCCTCCGATGATATGA
- the LOC100828463 gene encoding 30S ribosomal protein S6 alpha, chloroplastic: protein MPPPMALSVSTSTANLPRFPGLPHLVAPRVRCNSSSSSPARAVAAGYAASFYGGAAAASRTRDEEEVGDEEGFGGGGGLGMSASEAALALEEREMPPCPPGLRQYETMVVLRPDMSEEERLALIQRYEELLVSGGAMYVEVFNRGVIPLAYSIRKRNSRTGLPFTYYDGIYLLWTYFTKPESVDALQMKLNADDDVIRSTSFKVRKRRVY from the exons ATGCCGCCACCCATGGCGCTCTCGgtctccacctccaccgcgaACCTTCCGCGCTTCCCCGGACTCCCCCACCTCGTCGCACCCCGCGTTCGCTGcaactcctcctcttcctcgcccGCCCGCGCGGTCGCGGCTGGCTACGCCGCGAGCTTctacggcggcgcggcggcggcgtcgcgcacccgtgacgaggaggaggtcggggACGAGGAaggcttcggcggcggcggggggctgGGTATGTCggcgtcggaggcggcgctggcccTGGAGGAGCGTGAGATGCCGCCCTGCCCGCCCGGGCTGCGCCAGTACGAGACCATGGTCGTGCTCCGCCCCGACATGTCCGAGGAGGAGCGCCTCGCCCTCATCCAGCGCTACGAGGAG CTGCTGGTTTCCGGAGGTGCCATGTATGTGGAGGTCTTCAACCGGGGGGTCATCCCGCTCGCCTACAGCATCAGGAAGAGGAACAGCAGGACCGGGCTGCCATTCACCTACTATGACGGCATCTACCTCCTCTGGACCTACTTCACAAAGCCCGAGTCCGTGGATGCCCTGCAGATGAAGCTCAATGCCGATGATGATGTCATCCGCTCCACCAGCTTCAAAGTCCGGAAGAGGAGAGTTTACTAA
- the LOC100829986 gene encoding sister chromatid cohesion protein DCC1 produces the protein MDAAMEDAEGAQPEMEWDGGGGGADAVLGLAGDGASLSVCYHQAFGPHNDVILLEAADELLPDLLQGRVTVRGRPEEEAVLCTPSATYAMKFVGTSNSMFLIPPGEPAAPSLRPDHTNEDTSVATDAVASIIKVAPGSIELVRAAPRLDKLRSLLGERPYVLDEDLGDDFQHKKGLYTWQDLCELVQASDGELLDGLSSLLAVEIDGFWRTVDANSVNTVLDMILHNSVLHDWLLNALPETNVLSVMESDGFAPKIVTHCLSRFGMKAEQEGRSCWSLDERLVCLQFARRALGAGKMKLNNFVDKWERSIPSGMRADLEMLEGEVLYEKLGVETWVHAFSVADLPLTPGERFAALFRERPRWEWKDLQPYIRDLSIPGVSSEGLLIKYARRTQPSADSEPIFTAR, from the exons ATGGACGCGGCGATGGAGGACGCGGAGGGGGCGCAACCCGAGATGGAatgggacggcggcggcggcggggccgacGCGGTgcttggcctcgccggcgacggcgcctcGCTGTCGGTGTGCTACCACCAGGCGTTCGGTCCCCACAAcgacgtcatcctcctcgaggccgccgacgagctcctccccgACCTCCTGCAAGGCCG GGTGACAGTACGGGGACGCCCCGAGGAAGAAGCTGTTCTCTGCACACCTTCAGCGACTTATGCTATGAAGTTTGTGGGCACATCCAACTCCATGTTCCTAATACCGCCCGGGGAACCAGCTGCACCGAGCTTAAGACCTGACCATACCAACGAGGATACTAGTGTCGCCACTGACGCGGTTGCTTCTATCATCAAAGTGGCACCAGGGAGCATTGAATTAGTCCGAGCGGCTCCACGGCTCGACAAGCTAAGGAGTCTTCTTGGGGAGAGGCCTTATGTGCTTGATGAGGATCTTGGAGACGACTTCCAACATAAGAAGGGGCTATACACGTGGCAGGACCTCTGTGAGCTTGTTCAGGCCAGCGACGGTGAGCTGTTGGACGGGCTGAGTTCTCTCTTGGCTGTTGAGATTGATGGGTTCTGGAGGACGGTAGATGCCAATTCCGTGAACACTGTTTTGGACATGATTCTGCACAACTCTGTGTTGCATGATTGGCTCTTAAATGCTCTGCCAGAAACTAATGTGCTATCTGTCATGGAATCTGATGGCTTTGCACCTAAGATCGTAACCCACTGCCTCAGCAGATTCGGCATGAAGGCTGAGCAGGAAGGGAGAAGTTGTTGGAGCCTTGACGAGAGACTGGTCTGCTTGCAATTCGCCCGGAGAGCGCTTGGTGCGGGAAAGATGAAGCTCAACAACTTCGTGGACAAATGGGAGCGAAGCATTCCGTCAGGAATGCGTGCGGATCTTGAGATGCTTGAAGGGGAAGTGCTGTACGAAAAGCTTGGGGTTGAGACCTGGGTGCATGCTTTCAGTGTTGCTGATCTGCCACTGACACCGGGTGAGAGATTTGCAGCGCTATTCCGGGAGCGACCAAGGTGGGAATGGAAAGACCTGCAGCCCTACATCAG GGACTTGAGCATACCTGGTGTGTCTTCAGAAGGATTGCTTATCAAGTATGCCAGAAGAACACAACCAAGCGCTGATTCCGAGCCTATTTTCACTGCTAGATAA